One stretch of Garciella nitratireducens DSM 15102 DNA includes these proteins:
- a CDS encoding putative polysaccharide biosynthesis protein, protein MSKNSYLKGAAILSVGAILAKFLGIFFKIPLAHIVGDVGLGLYAYPYPIYNFFLAISVIGLPVAISKMVSERAALGNYRESHRVFKIALVLLIIIGGVSSLLLYSLRNVIISVLNWHPDTYYALIGISFAPFFVSLMSAFRGYFQGLQVMTPTAVSQIIESIGRVIGGLGLSVLLVNLYGIPQAAGGASFGATAGAMAGSAFLVFLYISKRKNIQRRIDRSPKGKTESTQMILKQLLAISIPACISATVTSLMGIIDTSMVPARLAQAGFTMNESAALFGQMTQKAQTLVNVPLTLSTALSASLVPAISEVVALRDRKELQSRVELGIRSVLLIALPAAVGLSLLSGPIIRLLFGDSDGGNILAILSYSVIFVMLTATLQSILQGLNQMIIPIKNLLIGAMVKVIANYILVAIPRINIQGAAIGSIIAYAVAAFLNYRSVVKYTKTKTHIGQTVIKPVIAVCIMGVVVSIVYYSIYELLGNSIATLLSIGLGGIVYFFVLLLIGGITSQEMEVIPGGNRLTPILKKIGFLRREKK, encoded by the coding sequence TTTCAAAATTCCTTTAGCTCATATTGTTGGAGATGTTGGATTGGGGTTATATGCTTATCCTTATCCTATTTATAATTTCTTTTTAGCTATTTCGGTAATTGGATTGCCAGTGGCGATTTCTAAAATGGTTTCAGAGAGAGCTGCTTTAGGAAATTATAGAGAATCTCATCGAGTTTTTAAAATTGCCCTCGTTCTTTTGATTATTATTGGAGGAGTTTCGTCTTTGCTATTATATTCTCTTAGAAATGTTATTATTTCTGTATTAAATTGGCATCCGGATACTTATTATGCGTTAATTGGAATTTCATTTGCTCCTTTTTTTGTTTCATTAATGTCAGCTTTTCGAGGATATTTTCAGGGATTACAAGTGATGACTCCAACAGCAGTATCTCAAATCATAGAATCTATTGGAAGAGTAATAGGAGGTTTAGGATTATCCGTCTTATTAGTAAATCTCTATGGAATTCCACAAGCAGCTGGGGGAGCATCCTTTGGAGCTACAGCAGGAGCTATGGCAGGAAGTGCTTTTTTAGTTTTCCTGTATATTTCAAAAAGAAAAAATATTCAAAGAAGAATTGATAGATCCCCAAAAGGGAAAACGGAATCTACCCAAATGATTTTAAAACAATTATTAGCAATTTCTATACCTGCTTGTATTTCTGCAACCGTGACTTCTTTAATGGGAATTATAGATACGAGTATGGTACCAGCTAGATTAGCTCAAGCAGGATTTACTATGAATGAATCTGCTGCTCTTTTTGGTCAAATGACTCAAAAAGCACAAACTTTAGTGAATGTTCCGTTAACTTTAAGTACAGCATTATCCGCTAGTTTAGTTCCTGCCATTTCAGAAGTTGTGGCTTTGAGAGATAGGAAAGAATTGCAAAGTAGAGTAGAGTTAGGAATTCGTTCGGTGCTATTAATTGCTCTTCCTGCTGCGGTAGGACTTTCTCTTTTATCAGGACCTATTATACGACTTCTATTTGGGGATAGCGATGGAGGAAATATTTTAGCGATATTGTCTTATAGTGTTATTTTTGTAATGTTAACTGCTACTTTACAAAGTATTTTACAAGGATTAAATCAAATGATTATACCGATTAAGAATTTACTTATTGGTGCAATGGTTAAAGTCATAGCGAATTATATTTTGGTTGCCATACCACGAATAAATATACAAGGGGCGGCTATTGGAAGTATAATTGCCTATGCAGTTGCTGCTTTTTTAAATTATAGATCGGTAGTAAAATATACTAAAACCAAGACACATATAGGTCAAACGGTTATAAAACCAGTGATTGCAGTTTGTATAATGGGAGTAGTCGTATCTATAGTTTATTATAGCATTTATGAATTACTGGGAAATAGTATTGCCACTTTATTATCTATAGGTCTTGGAGGGATTGTGTACTTTTTTGTTCTTTTATTGATTGGAGGAATTACCTCTCAAGAAATGGAAGTCATTCCTGGAGGAAATAGATTGACTCCTATTTTAAAAAAAATAGGATTTTTGAGAAGGGAGAAAAAATAA
- the mazG gene encoding nucleoside triphosphate pyrophosphohydrolase — MIGKINIIGLGPGGIEDISLGTMEKMKHFQHVYLRTRKHPTVSYLEKIGIVFKSFDFIYDQGENFQEVYHKIVLELIEKAKQEKEIVYAVPGHPLVAEETVERILKLSEQQKLEVEILPAMSFIDAMIQSLKIDPIYGLKIIDALEMDSQGVDPKIGNIITQVYSPLIASETKLKLMEYYKDETMIIIVRAAGVEGEEKIVQIPLYELDRQPWIDYLTSVYIPPVVEVQQMSGGQIQRLEEIVSILRGKNGCPWDKKQTHESLKENFIEEVYEVIDAICKEDMKNLEEELGDVLLQVVFHSQIAKEKGYFDLQDVIRGICEKLIYRHPHIFGNVDVKTSKEVLINWEKLKKIEKDMDTQTEVLKAVPNSLPALMRAYKVQKKAADIGFDWESIEDVIEKIKEEFYEFLEVYSTLNLDKIVEELGDLLFSVVNGARFLKIQPEIALGKATEKFIHRFSYMEDEAKKQNKNLEEMSLEQMNQLWNQAKKSKI; from the coding sequence ATGATTGGTAAAATTAATATTATAGGATTAGGTCCAGGAGGTATTGAAGATATTTCTTTGGGTACTATGGAAAAAATGAAACATTTTCAACATGTTTATTTACGTACTAGAAAACATCCTACGGTTTCTTATTTAGAGAAAATAGGAATTGTTTTTAAAAGTTTTGATTTTATATATGACCAAGGAGAAAATTTTCAAGAAGTTTATCATAAAATAGTGCTAGAGCTTATTGAGAAAGCAAAGCAAGAGAAAGAAATAGTATATGCAGTACCAGGACATCCACTAGTTGCAGAAGAGACGGTAGAGAGAATTCTGAAACTTAGTGAACAACAAAAATTAGAAGTAGAAATTTTACCTGCGATGAGTTTTATAGATGCAATGATTCAAAGTTTAAAAATAGATCCTATTTATGGTTTGAAAATTATAGATGCGTTAGAAATGGATTCTCAAGGAGTGGATCCTAAGATAGGAAATATTATTACACAAGTTTATAGCCCTTTGATTGCATCTGAGACAAAATTAAAATTAATGGAGTATTATAAAGATGAGACAATGATAATCATAGTCAGAGCTGCTGGAGTAGAGGGAGAAGAGAAAATTGTACAAATTCCTTTGTATGAATTAGATCGTCAGCCATGGATTGATTATTTAACCAGCGTATATATTCCTCCTGTTGTAGAGGTGCAACAAATGTCAGGAGGACAGATACAAAGACTAGAAGAGATTGTATCTATTCTAAGAGGAAAAAATGGTTGCCCTTGGGATAAAAAACAGACTCATGAGAGTTTAAAAGAAAATTTTATAGAAGAAGTGTACGAAGTAATAGATGCGATTTGTAAAGAGGATATGAAAAACTTGGAAGAAGAATTAGGAGATGTTTTACTACAAGTAGTATTTCATTCTCAAATTGCTAAAGAAAAGGGATATTTTGATCTTCAAGATGTCATAAGAGGAATTTGTGAGAAGTTAATATATCGCCATCCTCATATTTTTGGAAATGTAGATGTAAAAACCAGTAAAGAAGTATTAATCAATTGGGAAAAGTTAAAGAAAATAGAGAAGGATATGGATACGCAAACAGAGGTATTAAAAGCTGTGCCCAATTCTCTTCCAGCTTTAATGAGAGCCTATAAAGTACAAAAAAAAGCAGCTGACATAGGATTTGATTGGGAAAGTATAGAAGATGTAATAGAAAAGATAAAAGAAGAGTTTTATGAATTTTTAGAGGTATATTCTACGTTAAATCTAGACAAAATAGTAGAAGAGTTAGGAGATTTATTATTCTCTGTTGTTAATGGAGCAAGATTTCTAAAAATACAACCTGAAATCGCTTTAGGAAAAGCTACAGAAAAATTTATTCATCGCTTTTCTTATATGGAAGATGAGGCTAAGAAACAAAACAAAAATTTAGAAGAGATGTCTTTGGAACAAATGAATCAGTTATGGAACCAAGCTAAAAAAAGTAAAATTTAA
- a CDS encoding aspartate kinase produces the protein MKDLIIQKYGGSSVSDIEKIKNVAKKIIQTKQEGKDVIVVVSAMGDTTDSLTEMAYAISERPKEREMDILLSTGEQISIALLAIAIHSMGYDVISLTGPQCGIVTSDRYNKARIDEIHTKRIRKELEQGKIVIVAGFQGINHKMDITTLGRGGSDTTAVALAAALKANLCQIYTDVDGIYTSDPRIVPNAKLIPSISYDEVLELASLGAKILHPRSIELADKYKVPLEVRSSFHHHKGTTIKEDAKMEKVFIRGISLDENIGKISVLEVPDKPGIAFQLFSSLASLDIHVDMIVQNVNRNGVNDISFTVSMDELQEAIEVAQKFAFKVNANKVIYDKAVAKLSVVGTGVLDNAEIASNFFESLFELGINIQMISTSEIKISCIIDKEKGKEALKYMYQKFNI, from the coding sequence ATGAAAGATTTAATTATACAAAAATATGGAGGTTCTAGTGTATCAGATATAGAAAAAATTAAAAATGTTGCTAAAAAAATTATTCAAACAAAACAAGAAGGTAAAGATGTCATAGTCGTAGTATCTGCAATGGGAGATACCACGGATAGTCTAACAGAAATGGCTTATGCTATTAGTGAAAGACCAAAAGAAAGAGAAATGGATATCCTTTTATCTACGGGAGAACAAATATCAATCGCTTTACTTGCTATTGCAATACACAGTATGGGATATGATGTGATCTCTTTAACAGGACCTCAATGTGGAATTGTTACCTCAGATCGATATAATAAAGCAAGAATTGATGAAATTCATACAAAGCGAATTCGAAAAGAGTTAGAACAAGGTAAAATTGTAATTGTAGCAGGATTTCAAGGAATCAATCATAAAATGGATATTACTACTCTAGGTAGAGGAGGTTCTGACACAACAGCAGTAGCATTGGCAGCTGCTCTAAAAGCTAATCTTTGTCAAATCTATACCGATGTAGATGGTATCTATACTTCTGATCCCAGAATTGTCCCTAATGCTAAGCTTATTCCCTCGATATCTTATGATGAAGTTTTAGAATTAGCTAGCTTAGGAGCAAAAATATTACATCCTAGATCAATAGAATTGGCTGATAAATATAAAGTTCCCCTTGAGGTAAGATCTAGTTTTCATCATCATAAGGGGACAACTATAAAGGAGGATGCAAAAATGGAAAAAGTCTTTATAAGAGGAATTTCTTTAGATGAAAATATTGGGAAGATATCTGTCTTAGAAGTTCCAGACAAACCTGGAATTGCCTTTCAATTATTCAGTTCTTTAGCTTCATTAGATATTCATGTAGATATGATTGTTCAAAATGTAAATCGAAATGGAGTCAATGATATTAGCTTTACTGTTTCGATGGATGAATTACAAGAAGCCATAGAAGTAGCTCAAAAATTTGCTTTTAAAGTAAATGCTAATAAAGTAATCTATGATAAAGCGGTTGCAAAACTTTCTGTAGTAGGAACTGGAGTTTTAGATAATGCAGAAATCGCTTCTAATTTTTTTGAATCCCTATTTGAACTAGGAATCAATATTCAAATGATCAGTACTTCAGAAATAAAGATATCTTGTATCATTGATAAAGAAAAAGGGAAAGAAGCTTTAAAATATATGTATCAAAAATTTAATATATAA
- a CDS encoding homoserine dehydrogenase → MKIGLLGLGTVGSGVYEIINQKKGCYFSNTEEDIMISKVLVKDALKSRTLKIPPEILVTDFQEILNDEEIQIIICVMGGMEPEYTYMLQAMEKGKHVITANKAVVSEHMDVLFKTSKKNNVNFLFEASVGGGIPIITTLQQVLKINQITEIKGILNGTTNYILTKMSQEGLEFEDTLKKAQQLGFAEADPSADIDGFDVSRKLSILSSLAFGYHIKENTIYKRGIREVTKLDMDYIDQMGYVLKYLAHAILKDGTYYQTVEPIILSKNHMISNVNEEFNLISITGNIIGELQFYGKGAGKNATANAVVGDLLYIINNHFVPQEILLNHPLQNGNISTFNGRYYFRMDVKKQEEFEKILNLISNYSNQNKIEYSNKKLFIITETLRANDANTLAKKLQSHNIHLFYARIDS, encoded by the coding sequence TTGAAAATTGGATTGTTAGGTCTAGGAACTGTTGGATCTGGAGTTTATGAAATTATAAACCAAAAAAAAGGATGTTATTTTTCAAATACAGAAGAAGATATTATGATTTCTAAAGTATTGGTTAAGGATGCTCTAAAATCTAGAACTCTAAAAATTCCACCAGAAATATTAGTAACGGACTTCCAAGAAATTTTAAATGATGAAGAAATTCAAATTATCATCTGTGTCATGGGAGGAATGGAACCAGAATACACTTATATGTTACAAGCAATGGAAAAAGGTAAACATGTGATTACAGCTAATAAAGCCGTTGTATCTGAACATATGGATGTACTTTTTAAAACTTCTAAAAAAAATAATGTAAATTTTTTATTTGAAGCAAGTGTAGGAGGAGGCATCCCTATTATCACAACTTTACAGCAAGTATTAAAAATAAATCAAATCACTGAAATCAAAGGAATTTTAAACGGTACTACAAATTATATTTTAACTAAGATGTCTCAAGAAGGCTTAGAATTTGAAGATACATTAAAAAAGGCACAACAATTGGGTTTTGCAGAGGCAGACCCTAGCGCAGATATTGATGGTTTTGATGTTTCTAGAAAACTTTCTATTTTATCTTCCTTAGCTTTTGGTTATCACATTAAAGAAAATACAATCTATAAAAGAGGAATACGAGAAGTCACAAAATTAGATATGGATTATATCGATCAAATGGGTTATGTTTTAAAGTACCTAGCTCATGCTATCTTAAAAGATGGAACTTATTATCAAACTGTTGAACCAATTATTTTATCTAAAAATCATATGATTAGCAATGTTAATGAAGAATTTAATCTGATATCTATTACAGGAAACATTATCGGAGAATTACAATTTTATGGAAAAGGAGCAGGAAAAAATGCTACTGCTAATGCAGTAGTAGGAGATCTACTATATATTATTAATAATCACTTTGTTCCTCAGGAAATTCTCTTAAATCATCCCTTGCAAAATGGAAATATTTCAACTTTTAATGGTAGATATTATTTCCGAATGGATGTAAAAAAACAGGAAGAATTTGAAAAAATATTAAATCTAATCAGCAACTATTCTAATCAAAATAAAATAGAGTATTCTAATAAAAAACTTTTTATCATCACAGAAACACTGCGTGCTAATGACGCAAATACATTAGCTAAAAAGCTACAATCTCATAATATTCATTTATTTTATGCTCGAATAGACTCGTAA
- a CDS encoding ferritin-like domain-containing protein: protein MKKKEIIHSLNQLIQGEYMSIEAFNIYISKVQDAKIKQIFQQVQNQHRENIKNLSHYIQELGGQPDENVGLKGSMAQMKINMQTSPKIAPSDYIKKSIEGMTKGITMIEKLLRGDLDQTSRKLVEKVLQKDRASIEQLKNLQ from the coding sequence ATAAAAAAAAAAGAGATTATTCATTCTTTAAATCAATTAATTCAAGGAGAATACATGTCCATCGAAGCTTTTAATATTTATATTTCTAAAGTACAAGATGCAAAAATAAAACAAATATTTCAGCAAGTGCAAAATCAACATAGAGAAAATATTAAAAATTTATCTCATTATATTCAAGAATTAGGAGGACAACCAGATGAAAATGTAGGGCTAAAAGGTTCTATGGCTCAAATGAAAATCAATATGCAAACTTCTCCTAAAATTGCACCTTCCGACTATATAAAAAAATCTATCGAAGGTATGACCAAAGGCATTACTATGATAGAAAAATTATTAAGAGGAGATTTAGACCAAACTTCAAGAAAATTAGTAGAAAAAGTTTTACAAAAAGATAGAGCATCTATTGAACAATTAAAAAATCTACAATAA
- a CDS encoding Hsp20/alpha crystallin family protein — translation MALVPFNRRRGNMPSNFFDGFFNMLDEFFSDNWLAYPNFKGNNFRVNIQENEKEYVVEAELPGINKDEINLEFNDGRLTILVKREDTINEEKKNYIHKESYYSSMSRSVYLPDAKQEGAKAKLDNGILTIIVPKDKNSNSKRIDIQ, via the coding sequence ATGGCATTAGTACCCTTTAATAGAAGAAGAGGAAATATGCCTAGCAATTTTTTTGATGGATTTTTTAATATGTTAGATGAGTTTTTTTCTGATAATTGGTTGGCATATCCAAATTTTAAAGGGAATAACTTTAGAGTAAATATCCAAGAAAATGAGAAGGAATATGTTGTAGAAGCAGAGCTTCCAGGAATAAATAAAGATGAAATTAACTTAGAATTTAATGATGGAAGACTTACCATTCTTGTAAAGAGAGAAGATACTATTAATGAAGAAAAGAAGAATTATATTCATAAAGAAAGTTATTACAGCTCCATGAGTCGTAGTGTATATTTACCTGATGCAAAGCAAGAGGGAGCAAAGGCAAAATTAGATAATGGAATACTTACCATCATTGTTCCTAAAGATAAAAACAGTAATAGTAAAAGAATTGATATACAATAA
- a CDS encoding RNA-binding S4 domain-containing protein, which produces MRLDKYLKNTRIIKRRTLAKEACNGGKISINGKIAKAGTEVRTGDILTITLGNRVFKIEVLDTSEHITKNQSKEIYRNLD; this is translated from the coding sequence ATGAGGCTAGATAAGTATTTAAAAAATACAAGGATTATAAAAAGAAGAACCCTTGCTAAAGAAGCTTGTAATGGTGGAAAGATATCAATTAACGGTAAAATAGCCAAAGCGGGTACTGAAGTGCGTACAGGAGATATTTTGACGATTACTTTAGGGAATAGGGTTTTTAAAATTGAAGTATTAGATACATCAGAACATATTACAAAGAATCAATCTAAGGAAATTTATCGGAATTTAGATTAA
- a CDS encoding SpoIID/LytB domain-containing protein encodes MKRVYKIGMLFLIFISFFFIGIGCTTNEERRIKEEKNQVLEKKPVIPKQLQGDRSVVVYVVDEGVKREIDIEEYVAGVLGGEINNDWPDEAIKAQAILARTFVMEFLTDKTSKYQNADVSTDIEEAQAWAPKDVNNKVRKAVQETEGMVVAYDGHYIKAWFHSHAGGKTATAKEGLAFKDLEPPYIQSVESPDSQEAPPEDANWTAEFTKKEIINAANKVGSQIDSCNDISIGKKGPSGRAVTLFIDGTEVSAPNFRVALGSTKMKSTLLTDFQVLGDKLIMKGKGYGHGVGMSQWGAYAMAKEGKTAEEIIKYYFKNVDIMKLW; translated from the coding sequence ATGAAAAGAGTATATAAAATAGGAATGTTATTTTTAATTTTTATTTCTTTTTTTTTCATAGGAATAGGATGTACAACCAATGAAGAAAGAAGAATAAAAGAGGAGAAAAATCAAGTACTTGAAAAAAAGCCTGTTATTCCGAAACAATTGCAAGGGGATCGTAGTGTCGTAGTATATGTAGTAGACGAGGGGGTTAAAAGAGAAATAGATATTGAGGAGTATGTTGCAGGAGTATTAGGAGGAGAAATTAATAATGATTGGCCAGATGAAGCTATTAAAGCTCAGGCTATTTTAGCCCGTACTTTTGTAATGGAATTTTTAACCGATAAAACTTCCAAATATCAAAATGCAGATGTATCTACGGATATTGAAGAAGCACAAGCATGGGCTCCTAAAGATGTCAATAATAAAGTTCGTAAAGCTGTTCAAGAAACGGAAGGTATGGTTGTTGCTTATGATGGACATTATATTAAAGCTTGGTTTCATTCTCATGCGGGAGGAAAAACTGCTACAGCCAAAGAAGGCTTAGCTTTTAAAGATTTAGAACCTCCTTATATTCAAAGTGTAGAATCTCCGGATTCTCAAGAAGCACCCCCAGAAGATGCCAATTGGACTGCAGAATTTACAAAGAAAGAGATTATCAATGCGGCAAATAAAGTAGGATCTCAAATAGATAGTTGTAATGATATTAGTATAGGGAAAAAGGGCCCTTCTGGTAGAGCAGTTACTTTATTTATTGATGGAACAGAGGTATCAGCACCAAATTTTCGTGTTGCTTTAGGGAGTACTAAAATGAAATCAACTTTACTTACGGATTTCCAAGTTCTAGGAGATAAACTCATCATGAAAGGAAAAGGCTATGGACATGGAGTAGGAATGTCACAATGGGGAGCTTATGCAATGGCCAAGGAAGGAAAAACTGCTGAAGAGATTATTAAATATTATTTTAAAAATGTAGATATCATGAAACTTTGGTAA
- the yabP gene encoding sporulation protein YabP, translated as MEGSISPRINGHKIELLDRKILNIQGIKDVHSFNEDTVILETEMGLLTIEGEDLHINNLNVEQSSLNITGRISSFAYSDNMDFKSKGNSFLGKMFR; from the coding sequence ATGGAAGGAAGTATTTCACCTAGAATAAATGGTCATAAAATTGAATTGTTAGACCGAAAAATACTAAATATACAAGGAATAAAAGATGTTCATAGTTTTAATGAAGATACGGTAATTTTAGAAACAGAGATGGGTCTTTTAACGATAGAGGGAGAGGATTTACACATCAACAACCTTAATGTAGAACAATCTAGTTTAAATATTACCGGAAGGATTTCATCGTTTGCTTATAGTGACAATATGGATTTTAAAAGTAAAGGAAACAGTTTTTTAGGAAAAATGTTTCGATAA
- the yabQ gene encoding spore cortex biosynthesis protein YabQ, whose protein sequence is MEENIYIQIYIFLFTLYGGLIIGILYDMIDILLGNRNKKNKGRWKKDILFWLLAIMIVLEILFYSSDGIIRTYTLFGFIVGWILYFWLLSGFIRKVIIFMITSILNISKGILTLFFIPFKWIKSILYTPVMKMQDKTNQLKDRLIKYFKIPKLIIAQFKKYKKYLTKSQK, encoded by the coding sequence ATGGAAGAAAATATATATATTCAAATTTATATTTTTTTATTTACCCTATATGGAGGGTTGATAATTGGGATTTTGTATGACATGATAGATATATTGTTGGGAAACCGAAATAAAAAAAATAAAGGTAGATGGAAAAAAGATATTCTTTTTTGGTTATTAGCTATTATGATTGTTTTGGAGATTTTGTTTTATAGTAGTGATGGAATTATAAGAACTTATACATTATTTGGTTTTATAGTAGGATGGATTTTATATTTTTGGCTATTAAGTGGATTTATAAGAAAAGTAATTATTTTTATGATTACCAGCATTTTAAATATTTCAAAGGGAATTTTAACACTTTTTTTCATTCCTTTTAAATGGATAAAATCTATTCTTTATACTCCTGTGATGAAAATGCAAGATAAGACAAATCAATTAAAAGATAGATTGATAAAGTATTTTAAGATTCCAAAGCTAATAATTGCCCAATTTAAAAAGTATAAAAAATATTTAACAAAATCGCAAAAATAA
- a CDS encoding FtsB family cell division protein encodes MSQRNYKKNLRGNRRNKKKKLKRSTFLFLLFLFGYFGFRYISLQMQYHELEQKKAQLQMEVNQARTYQEQLSEQLKNSDSPKYIEDLARKHLGLVYPDEKVYIKKEKNVNQ; translated from the coding sequence ATGAGTCAAAGAAATTATAAGAAAAATCTTAGAGGAAATCGGCGAAACAAAAAGAAAAAATTAAAAAGAAGTACTTTTTTGTTTTTATTGTTTTTGTTTGGATATTTTGGATTCCGTTATATTTCTTTACAGATGCAATATCATGAGTTAGAACAAAAAAAAGCCCAACTACAAATGGAAGTAAATCAAGCTAGAACTTATCAAGAGCAATTGTCTGAACAACTTAAAAATAGTGATTCTCCTAAATATATTGAGGATTTAGCTAGAAAACATTTAGGACTGGTTTATCCAGATGAAAAAGTTTATATAAAAAAAGAAAAGAACGTGAATCAATAG
- a CDS encoding S1 domain-containing RNA-binding protein: protein MSLEVGKIVEGIVTGITNFGAFIQLEAGKTGLVHISEVSDNYVKDIHEYLKQKDKVKVKILSIDGEGKISLSIKQAKSKKSTNNPYQWTENDFHQKNLSFEDQLSKFLKESEERQQSLKKNFDSKRSGGYKKASLK from the coding sequence ATGTCGCTAGAGGTAGGAAAAATTGTAGAAGGTATTGTTACAGGTATTACAAATTTTGGAGCTTTTATTCAATTAGAAGCAGGAAAGACAGGATTGGTGCACATTTCTGAAGTATCCGACAATTATGTAAAGGATATTCATGAGTATTTAAAACAGAAGGATAAGGTAAAGGTAAAGATTTTGTCTATTGATGGAGAGGGCAAAATAAGCCTATCTATAAAGCAAGCCAAATCTAAAAAAAGTACTAATAATCCTTATCAGTGGACTGAAAATGATTTTCATCAAAAAAATCTAAGCTTTGAAGATCAATTATCAAAGTTCTTGAAGGAAAGCGAAGAAAGGCAACAATCTTTAAAGAAAAATTTTGATTCTAAGAGAAGTGGGGGTTATAAAAAAGCTTCATTAAAATAA
- a CDS encoding Ppx/GppA phosphatase family protein, which yields MQKIAVIDIGTNSMRYMISEIEQNKIVKCYKTLKTTRIGEGMQQKGEISSQAFDRNLKALKEFKEQAEKQGAKEIIVFGTSALRDAKNAKEFISIVQRKLNLSIEILTGEQEARIGFQGAIEGVLEDVLVIDIGGGSTEFIYGNQKKGILGMTSLNIGALRMKEIYIYHDPVKEEELLILKQRIKETLQEGLSQSFYNMSSVMGIGGTITTLSSIKQNMKEYDSKKIHHSKLLIQDVRNILKRLKVLNLEQRKKIVGLQPSRADIIIAGIVILLEIMETLKIEELLVSEKDTLEGMLLFKLRMKK from the coding sequence ATGCAAAAAATAGCAGTTATTGATATAGGAACTAATTCTATGAGATATATGATAAGTGAAATTGAACAAAATAAGATTGTAAAGTGCTATAAAACTTTAAAAACAACTCGAATAGGAGAAGGAATGCAGCAAAAAGGAGAAATCTCATCCCAAGCTTTTGATAGGAATTTAAAGGCTCTGAAAGAGTTTAAAGAGCAAGCAGAAAAACAGGGAGCTAAAGAAATTATTGTTTTTGGGACAAGTGCTCTTAGAGATGCAAAAAATGCAAAAGAATTCATTTCTATTGTTCAACGAAAATTAAATCTTTCTATAGAGATTTTAACGGGAGAGCAAGAAGCACGAATAGGTTTTCAAGGAGCTATAGAAGGAGTATTAGAAGATGTATTAGTGATCGATATAGGAGGAGGCAGTACAGAATTTATTTATGGAAATCAAAAGAAAGGTATTTTAGGAATGACCAGTTTAAATATAGGGGCTTTACGGATGAAAGAAATTTATATTTATCATGATCCAGTAAAAGAAGAGGAATTATTAATTTTAAAACAGAGAATAAAAGAAACATTACAAGAAGGATTGTCTCAATCGTTTTATAACATGAGTTCTGTAATGGGAATTGGAGGAACCATTACTACTTTATCATCTATAAAACAAAATATGAAAGAATATGATAGTAAAAAAATTCATCATAGTAAACTTTTGATTCAAGATGTAAGAAATATTTTGAAAAGGTTAAAAGTATTAAATTTAGAACAGAGAAAAAAAATCGTGGGTTTACAACCAAGTCGAGCAGATATTATCATTGCTGGAATAGTGATATTATTAGAAATTATGGAAACATTAAAAATAGAAGAATTATTAGTAAGTGAAAAGGATACTTTAGAAGGAATGTTGCTTTTTAAATTAAGAATGAAAAAATAA